A stretch of the Oceanibaculum nanhaiense genome encodes the following:
- the pyrC gene encoding dihydroorotase, with the protein MSKRILFKHARLLDPASRMDRPGDLLVEGEAIAGFGTLEDATADQVIECGGKALMPGLVDMRVQIREPGEEHKENLVSAAHAAAAGGITSLATLPNTQPVIDDQSLVEFIAREARKIGLVKIFPYAAATRGLQGKELTEMGLLAGVGAVGFTDGVKAIANAQVMRLALSYARTFDQLIVQHAEEPSLANEAGMNECEWATRLGLPGIPAAAEVIMVERDLRLLELSGSRLHFAHVSTAESIDAIRKAKARGLRVTCDTAPPYFTLNETAVGDYRTFAKLSPPLRGEADRLAVLNGIADGTIDAIASDHSPHDQDSKRLPFAQAESGAVGLETLLALTLAPVHQNKLDLLTALAALTCGPANILGLKLGQLKEGWPADLALVDIDRPWRIEASKFKSKSKNSPFDTLPVQGRALRTMVNGKTIFELDS; encoded by the coding sequence ATGAGCAAGCGCATCCTGTTCAAGCACGCCCGGCTGCTCGACCCGGCCAGCCGGATGGACCGGCCCGGCGACCTGCTGGTCGAGGGCGAGGCCATCGCGGGCTTCGGCACGCTGGAGGACGCCACCGCCGACCAGGTGATCGAGTGCGGCGGCAAGGCGCTGATGCCGGGACTGGTCGATATGCGGGTGCAGATCCGCGAGCCCGGCGAGGAGCATAAGGAAAATCTGGTCAGTGCCGCGCACGCCGCGGCCGCCGGCGGCATCACCAGCCTGGCCACCCTGCCGAACACCCAGCCGGTGATCGACGACCAGTCGCTGGTCGAGTTCATCGCCCGCGAGGCGCGCAAGATCGGGCTGGTGAAAATCTTCCCCTACGCCGCCGCCACGCGCGGGCTGCAGGGCAAGGAACTGACCGAAATGGGGCTGCTGGCCGGCGTTGGCGCGGTCGGCTTCACCGACGGGGTGAAGGCGATCGCGAACGCGCAGGTCATGCGCCTGGCGCTGTCCTATGCCCGTACCTTCGATCAGCTGATCGTCCAGCATGCGGAAGAACCCAGCCTCGCCAATGAGGCCGGCATGAATGAATGCGAGTGGGCAACGCGGCTGGGCCTGCCCGGCATTCCGGCCGCCGCCGAGGTCATCATGGTGGAGCGCGATCTGCGCCTGCTGGAACTGAGCGGCAGCCGGCTGCATTTCGCCCATGTTTCGACCGCCGAGTCGATCGATGCGATCCGCAAGGCCAAGGCACGCGGCCTGCGCGTCACCTGCGATACCGCCCCACCCTATTTCACGCTGAACGAGACCGCCGTCGGCGACTACCGCACTTTCGCCAAGCTGTCGCCGCCCCTGCGCGGCGAGGCTGACCGGCTGGCGGTGCTGAACGGCATCGCCGATGGCACCATCGATGCCATTGCCAGCGACCACAGCCCGCATGACCAGGATTCCAAGCGCCTGCCCTTCGCCCAGGCGGAATCCGGCGCGGTCGGGCTGGAGACGCTGCTGGCGCTGACGCTCGCCCCGGTGCACCAGAACAAGCTGGACTTGTTGACCGCGCTGGCGGCGCTGACCTGCGGACCTGCCAATATCCTCGGGCTGAAGCTGGGGCAGCTGAAGGAAGGCTGGCCGGCCGATCTGGCGCTGGTCGATATCGACCGGCCCTGGCGCATCGAGGCCAGCAAGTTCAAGTCGAAATCGAAGAACAGCCCGTTCGACACGCTGCCGGTGCAGGGCCGCGCCCTGCGCACAATGGTGAACGGCAAGACGATCTTCGAGCTGGATTCCTGA